The Nocardioides humi genome includes a region encoding these proteins:
- a CDS encoding site-specific tyrosine recombinase XerD, protein MSGTGAVDRAVRTYLDHLVVEKGLAANTLSSYRRDLRRYREHLAAAGIDALDAVTEATVTAFLARLREGDADHPPLSASSAARTVVAVRGFHRFAVADGLAQADPAAGVKPPSPAKRLPKALPLADVEAILEAAGAPGTPLALRDRALLELLYGTGARISEAVGLDVDDVSGLGEDHDDNTVLLRGKGGKERLVPVGSFARAALSAYLVRGRPALVAKPTPALFLNSRGGRLSRQSAWAVLVKAAERAGVTRDVSPHTLRHSFATHLLDGGADVRVVQELLGHASVTTTQVYTLVTVDNLREVFATAHPRARHG, encoded by the coding sequence GTGAGTGGCACAGGTGCGGTGGACCGGGCGGTCCGCACGTATCTGGACCACCTGGTGGTCGAGAAGGGACTGGCGGCGAACACGCTGTCGTCGTACCGGCGCGACCTGCGGCGCTATCGCGAGCACCTCGCGGCCGCGGGTATCGACGCGCTCGACGCCGTCACCGAGGCGACGGTGACCGCGTTCCTGGCGCGGCTGCGCGAGGGCGACGCCGACCACCCGCCGCTGAGCGCCTCCTCGGCGGCCCGGACCGTGGTGGCGGTGCGCGGCTTCCACAGGTTCGCGGTCGCCGACGGCCTCGCGCAGGCCGACCCGGCCGCCGGCGTGAAGCCGCCGAGCCCCGCCAAGCGGCTGCCGAAGGCGCTGCCGCTGGCCGACGTCGAGGCGATCCTGGAGGCGGCGGGCGCCCCCGGCACCCCGCTCGCGCTGCGGGACCGGGCGCTGCTCGAGCTGCTCTACGGCACCGGGGCGCGGATCTCGGAGGCCGTCGGCCTCGACGTCGACGACGTCTCCGGCCTCGGTGAGGACCATGACGACAACACCGTCCTGCTGCGCGGCAAGGGCGGCAAGGAGCGGCTGGTGCCGGTGGGCTCGTTCGCGCGGGCGGCGCTGTCGGCGTACCTCGTCCGGGGTCGGCCCGCGCTCGTCGCGAAGCCGACGCCCGCGCTCTTCCTCAACTCCCGCGGCGGCCGGCTGTCGCGCCAGTCGGCATGGGCGGTGCTGGTCAAGGCCGCCGAGCGCGCCGGGGTGACCCGCGACGTGTCGCCGCACACGCTGCGGCACTCGTTCGCCACGCACCTGCTCGACGGCGGCGCCGACGTGCGCGTCGTCCAGGAGCTGCTCGGCCACGCGTCGGTGACCACGACCCAGGTCTACACGCTGGTGACCGTCGACAACCTGCGCGAGGTGTTCGCCACCGCGCACCCGAGGGCCCGCCATGGCTGA
- a CDS encoding DNA repair protein RecN, producing the protein MIEEIRISSLGVIDSSTLELGPGLTVITGETGAGKTMVVTALGLLLGGRADSGAVRAGAKQARVEGLVAAGALPELVAGIEEAGGEAEDDGVVLARNVSAEGRSRAFAGGAAVPVATLAELAEPLVAVHGQSDQHRLLKAQTQRHALDRFGALEDLLAAYGDVRDRLVATERELAEVAATARERAREADLLRFGVDEVAAVAPQPGEDAELAAEEARLGHADTLRGAAEQAREALSSEHGSPDALGAVAAARGLLDGVRDHDPEAAELTDRVAEVSYLLSDVAADVASYASRIDTDPARLAAVSERRAALIALTRKYGDTVDEVLAWAEQSATRLLDLDSTDDRIKELTADAESLRGQLAEAGLRLSEARAEAAARLGAAVSDELTLLAMPHAEVTIRVARRTTEAPADTARPPGDLLRVGEEWVRFGRSGLDDVEFLLAANTGSEPRPSTRGPRAASSPG; encoded by the coding sequence ATGATCGAGGAGATCCGGATCAGCTCGCTCGGGGTCATCGACTCCTCGACGCTCGAGCTCGGCCCGGGCCTGACCGTGATCACCGGCGAGACCGGTGCCGGCAAGACCATGGTCGTCACCGCGCTCGGCCTGCTGCTCGGCGGACGTGCCGACAGCGGTGCCGTGCGCGCCGGAGCGAAGCAGGCCAGGGTCGAGGGGCTCGTGGCGGCCGGAGCGCTGCCCGAGCTCGTGGCGGGGATCGAGGAGGCCGGCGGCGAGGCCGAGGACGACGGCGTCGTCCTGGCCCGCAATGTCAGCGCCGAGGGTCGCTCGCGCGCGTTCGCCGGCGGGGCCGCGGTGCCGGTCGCGACGCTGGCCGAGCTCGCCGAGCCGCTCGTCGCGGTCCACGGCCAGTCCGACCAGCACCGGCTGCTCAAGGCGCAGACCCAGCGCCACGCCCTCGACCGGTTCGGCGCCCTCGAGGACCTGCTCGCGGCCTACGGCGACGTGCGCGACCGGCTGGTCGCCACCGAGCGGGAGCTGGCCGAGGTCGCCGCGACCGCGCGGGAGCGAGCCCGGGAGGCCGACCTGCTGCGGTTCGGGGTCGACGAGGTCGCCGCCGTGGCGCCGCAGCCCGGCGAGGACGCCGAGCTCGCCGCGGAGGAGGCCCGCCTCGGGCACGCCGACACGCTGCGGGGCGCGGCCGAGCAGGCGCGCGAGGCGCTCTCCAGCGAGCACGGCTCGCCCGACGCGCTCGGGGCGGTCGCCGCCGCGCGCGGCCTGCTCGACGGCGTGCGCGACCACGACCCCGAGGCGGCGGAGCTGACCGACCGGGTGGCCGAGGTGAGCTACCTGCTCTCCGACGTCGCGGCCGACGTGGCGTCGTACGCCTCCCGGATCGACACCGACCCGGCCCGGCTCGCGGCCGTCTCCGAGCGGCGGGCCGCGCTGATCGCCCTCACCCGCAAGTACGGCGACACGGTGGACGAGGTGCTGGCGTGGGCCGAGCAGTCGGCGACCCGGCTGCTGGACCTCGACTCGACCGACGACCGGATCAAGGAGCTGACCGCCGACGCCGAGAGCCTGCGCGGACAGCTCGCGGAGGCCGGCCTGCGGCTCAGCGAGGCCCGCGCCGAGGCGGCGGCCCGGCTCGGCGCGGCCGTCTCCGACGAGCTGACCCTGCTGGCGATGCCCCACGCGGAGGTGACCATCCGGGTGGCCCGGCGCACGACCGAGGCGCCGGCCGACACCGCCCGCCCGCCCGGCGACCTGCTCCGGGTGGGCGAGGAGTGGGTCCGGTTCGGGCGCAGCGGCCTCGACGACGTGGAGTTCCTGCTGGCCGCCAACACCGGCTCCGAGCCCCGCCCCTCCACAAGGGGGCCTCGGGCGGCGAGCTCTCCCGGGTGA
- a CDS encoding type II toxin-antitoxin system PemK/MazF family toxin codes for MRDIHLARVDKTRPVVVLTRELARDALSNVTVAPITSTVKGIGTEVRVGSRGAPPECRRVDIVGWRSPGLWGRSPQPLQQR; via the coding sequence ATGCGGGACATTCATCTCGCCCGGGTCGACAAGACGCGACCGGTCGTCGTCCTCACGCGCGAGCTTGCTCGTGACGCATTGAGCAATGTGACCGTCGCGCCGATCACGTCGACCGTGAAGGGCATCGGTACCGAGGTGCGGGTGGGCTCCCGCGGCGCGCCTCCCGAATGTCGCCGTGTCGACATTGTTGGATGGAGGAGTCCCGGGCTCTGGGGAAGGAGCCCGCAACCACTCCAGCAAAGGTGA
- a CDS encoding CTP synthase — MAPGSGSNRQAKHVFVTGGVASSLGKGLTASSLGRLLRSRGLRVTMQKLDPYLNVDPGTMNPFQHGEVFVTNDGAETDLDIGHYERFLDTDLSQIANVTTGQVYSSVIAKERKGEYLGDTVQVIPHITNEIKDRILAMGRGSEVVDVVITEIGGTVGDIESLPFLEAARQVRHDIGRDNCFFLHVSLVPFIGPSGELKTKPTQHSVAALRQVGIQPDAVVCRADRELPESIKKKISLMCDVDQEAVVTAADAPSIYDIPKVLHREGLDAYVVRRLNLPFRDVDWTVWDDLLRRVHHPKEDVTVALVGKYIDLHDAYLSVAEALRAGGFAHEAKVHLRWVASDECETQAGAAKHLSDVDAICVPGGFGIRGLEGKLGALTYARAHRIPTLGLCLGLQSMVIEYARTELGLAKAGSTEFDPDTPEPVIATMEEQKSIVEGGGDLGGTMRLGLYPAKLTPGSIVHEVYGADEIEERHRHRYEVNNAYRGQLEEAGLVFSGLNADLDLVEFVELPREVHPYYVGTQAHPELRSRPTRPHPLFAGLVGAAIARQRETRLEIDDTGLHAEPTDDQ, encoded by the coding sequence ATGGCGCCCGGTAGTGGTTCGAATCGACAGGCCAAGCACGTCTTCGTCACCGGAGGTGTCGCCTCCTCGCTGGGCAAGGGACTGACCGCCTCCAGCCTCGGGCGCCTGCTCCGCTCGCGCGGCCTGCGGGTCACCATGCAGAAGCTGGACCCCTATCTCAACGTCGACCCGGGGACGATGAACCCGTTCCAGCACGGCGAGGTGTTCGTCACCAACGACGGCGCGGAGACCGACCTCGACATCGGCCACTACGAGCGCTTCCTCGACACCGACCTCAGCCAGATCGCCAATGTCACCACCGGGCAGGTCTACTCCTCGGTGATCGCCAAGGAGCGCAAGGGCGAGTACCTCGGCGACACGGTCCAGGTGATCCCGCACATCACCAACGAGATCAAGGACCGGATCCTCGCCATGGGCCGCGGCAGCGAGGTCGTGGACGTCGTGATCACCGAGATCGGCGGCACGGTCGGCGACATCGAGTCGCTGCCGTTCCTCGAGGCGGCGCGCCAGGTCCGCCACGACATCGGCCGCGACAACTGCTTCTTCCTGCACGTCTCGCTGGTGCCGTTCATCGGTCCCTCGGGCGAGCTGAAGACCAAGCCCACCCAGCACTCCGTGGCGGCGCTGCGGCAGGTCGGCATCCAGCCCGATGCCGTCGTCTGCCGCGCGGACCGCGAGCTGCCGGAGAGCATCAAGAAGAAGATCTCGCTGATGTGCGACGTCGACCAGGAGGCCGTGGTCACGGCCGCGGACGCGCCGTCGATCTACGACATCCCCAAGGTGCTGCACCGCGAGGGCCTCGACGCGTACGTCGTGCGCCGGCTCAACCTGCCCTTCCGCGACGTCGACTGGACGGTGTGGGACGACCTGCTGCGCCGGGTGCACCACCCGAAGGAGGACGTCACCGTCGCGCTGGTCGGCAAGTACATCGACCTGCACGACGCCTACCTCTCGGTCGCCGAGGCGCTGCGGGCCGGTGGCTTCGCCCACGAGGCCAAGGTCCACCTGCGCTGGGTCGCCTCCGACGAGTGCGAGACCCAGGCCGGGGCGGCCAAGCACCTCTCCGACGTCGACGCGATCTGCGTGCCCGGCGGCTTCGGCATCCGCGGCCTCGAGGGCAAGCTCGGCGCGCTGACCTACGCCCGCGCCCACCGCATCCCGACCCTCGGCCTGTGCCTGGGCCTGCAGTCGATGGTCATCGAGTACGCCCGCACCGAGCTGGGCCTGGCCAAGGCGGGCTCGACGGAATTCGACCCCGACACCCCCGAGCCGGTCATCGCCACGATGGAGGAGCAGAAGTCCATCGTCGAGGGCGGCGGCGACCTCGGCGGCACCATGCGCCTGGGCCTGTACCCGGCGAAGCTCACCCCGGGCTCGATCGTCCACGAGGTCTACGGCGCCGACGAGATCGAGGAGCGGCACCGGCACCGCTACGAGGTCAACAACGCCTACCGCGGCCAGCTCGAGGAGGCCGGCCTGGTGTTCTCGGGGCTCAACGCCGACCTCGATCTCGTCGAGTTCGTCGAGCTCCCGCGCGAGGTGCACCCCTACTACGTCGGCACCCAGGCCCACCCCGAGCTGCGCTCGCGGCCGACCCGCCCGCATCCGCTCTTCGCGGGCCTGGTCGGTGCGGCGATCGCCCGGCAGCGCGAGACCCGGCTGGAGATCGACGACACGGGCCTGCACGCCGAGCCGACCGACGACCAGTGA
- the ald gene encoding alanine dehydrogenase — protein MRVGVPKEVKNHEYRVAITPIGVHELVAHGHEVVVQAGAGEGSSIGDEDYVVAGARILPDADAVWGAAEMVLKVKEPVAEEYHRMREGQVLFTYLHLAADKPLTEELLARQVTAIAYETVQLPSGALPLLYPMSEVAGCLAPQVGAYALMKAQGGRGVLMGGVGGVANAKVVVIGAGVAGQNAANIALGMGADVTLLDTDLDKLRMSFWRYNNRVHGLASSRLAIEQQVTEADLVIGAVLIPGAAAPKLVSNELVSRMKPGSVLVDIAVDQGGCFEDTRATTHADPTYQVHGSTFYCVANMPGAVPHTSTYALTNATLPYAVALADRGWLEACRADASLALGLNTHAGALTNAPVGAATGIASVPITEALA, from the coding sequence ATGCGCGTCGGTGTGCCGAAGGAAGTCAAGAACCACGAGTACCGGGTGGCGATCACCCCGATCGGCGTGCACGAGCTGGTCGCGCACGGTCACGAGGTCGTGGTCCAGGCCGGCGCGGGGGAGGGCTCCTCGATCGGCGACGAGGACTACGTCGTCGCGGGCGCGAGGATCCTGCCCGACGCGGACGCGGTGTGGGGTGCCGCGGAGATGGTGCTGAAGGTCAAGGAGCCGGTCGCGGAGGAGTACCACCGGATGCGGGAGGGGCAGGTGCTGTTCACCTACCTGCACCTGGCCGCGGACAAGCCGCTGACCGAGGAGCTGCTCGCCCGCCAGGTCACCGCGATCGCCTACGAGACCGTGCAGCTGCCCTCGGGCGCGCTGCCGCTGCTCTACCCGATGTCGGAGGTCGCGGGTTGCCTGGCGCCCCAGGTCGGCGCGTACGCGCTGATGAAGGCCCAGGGCGGTCGCGGTGTGCTGATGGGCGGGGTCGGTGGTGTCGCGAACGCCAAGGTCGTGGTGATCGGCGCCGGCGTCGCGGGGCAGAACGCGGCGAACATCGCGCTGGGGATGGGCGCTGACGTGACCCTGCTCGACACCGACCTGGACAAGCTGCGGATGTCGTTCTGGCGCTACAACAACCGGGTCCACGGGCTGGCGTCCTCGCGGCTGGCGATCGAGCAGCAGGTGACCGAGGCCGACCTGGTGATCGGCGCGGTGCTGATCCCGGGCGCGGCGGCGCCGAAGCTGGTCTCGAACGAGCTGGTGTCGCGGATGAAGCCGGGCTCGGTGCTGGTCGACATCGCGGTCGACCAGGGCGGCTGCTTCGAGGACACCCGGGCCACGACGCACGCGGATCCGACATATCAGGTGCACGGCTCGACGTTCTACTGCGTGGCCAATATGCCGGGTGCGGTGCCGCACACGTCGACGTACGCGCTGACCAACGCGACCCTGCCGTACGCCGTCGCGCTGGCCGACCGGGGCTGGCTCGAGGCGTGCCGGGCCGACGCCAGCCTGGCGCTGGGGCTCAACACCCACGCGGGCGCGCTGACCAACGCCCCGGTCGGGGCGGCCACCGGCATCGCGTCGGTCCCGATCACCGAGGCGCTAGCCTGA
- a CDS encoding ribbon-helix-helix domain-containing protein translates to MSTQIAVRLPDDLVAWIDQQVAEGGGSRAAVTTTALRRYQRQVGAARDAEIYRETGDIQISKACMRDASTPISTDAGHSSRPGRQDATGRRPHARACS, encoded by the coding sequence GTGAGCACTCAGATCGCCGTGCGGCTGCCGGACGATCTCGTCGCCTGGATCGACCAGCAGGTCGCCGAGGGCGGTGGCTCGCGCGCGGCGGTGACCACGACGGCGCTGCGGCGCTACCAGCGGCAGGTGGGGGCCGCCCGGGATGCCGAGATCTATCGGGAGACCGGGGATATCCAGATCTCGAAGGCATGCATGAGGGACGCGTCTACCCCGATCTCGACTGATGCGGGACATTCATCTCGCCCGGGTCGACAAGACGCGACCGGTCGTCGTCCTCACGCGCGAGCTTGCTCGTGA
- a CDS encoding NAD kinase yields the protein MTSATGDIPRRVLVLAHTGRAEARDVARAFVKELTGHGIVVRLLRHEADDLDLAPEDYAPAVELTDSESDASHGCELTVVIGGDGSILRAAEVTHQRSTPVLGVNLGHVGFLAEAEHEDVAATIDAIVHQRYTTEDRLTLDVKAYVDGALVYSTFAVNEASVEKAARERMLEVVIEIDDRPLSRWGCDGVVCATPTGSTAYNFSAGGPIVWPQVEALCIVPLSAHALFARPMVVAPSSVIAVEVLEGNQGSGVLWCDGRRSVDLPPGARIEVSRGQRPVRLVRLHQAPFTDRLVAKFGLSVEGWRGAAEQRRQARAREEGA from the coding sequence ATGACGTCCGCGACCGGCGACATCCCGCGCCGGGTGCTCGTGCTGGCCCATACGGGCCGGGCCGAGGCCCGCGACGTGGCGCGCGCCTTCGTCAAGGAGCTGACCGGCCACGGCATCGTCGTCCGGCTGCTGCGCCACGAGGCCGACGACCTCGACCTGGCGCCGGAGGACTACGCGCCCGCCGTCGAGCTGACCGACTCCGAGTCCGACGCGAGCCACGGCTGCGAGCTGACCGTCGTCATCGGCGGCGACGGGAGCATCCTGCGCGCCGCCGAGGTGACCCACCAGCGGTCGACGCCGGTGCTGGGGGTCAACCTCGGCCACGTCGGCTTCCTCGCCGAGGCCGAGCACGAGGACGTCGCGGCCACCATCGACGCGATCGTCCACCAGCGCTACACGACCGAGGACCGGCTCACCCTGGACGTGAAGGCGTACGTCGACGGCGCGCTCGTCTACTCCACCTTCGCCGTCAACGAGGCCAGCGTCGAGAAGGCCGCCCGGGAGCGGATGCTCGAGGTCGTCATCGAGATCGACGACCGGCCGCTGTCCCGGTGGGGCTGCGACGGCGTGGTGTGCGCGACCCCGACCGGGTCGACGGCCTACAACTTCAGCGCCGGCGGCCCGATCGTGTGGCCGCAGGTGGAGGCCCTGTGCATCGTGCCGCTGAGCGCGCACGCGCTGTTCGCCCGACCGATGGTGGTGGCGCCGTCGTCGGTGATCGCGGTCGAGGTGCTCGAGGGCAACCAGGGCTCCGGTGTGCTGTGGTGCGACGGCCGGCGCAGCGTCGACCTGCCCCCCGGCGCGCGGATCGAGGTGAGCCGAGGCCAGCGGCCGGTCCGCCTGGTGCGCCTGCACCAGGCGCCGTTCACCGACCGCCTGGTGGCCAAGTTCGGACTGTCCGTCGAGGGCTGGCGCGGGGCCGCGGAGCAGCGGCGCCAGGCGCGGGCGCGGGAGGAGGGCGCATGA
- a CDS encoding NUDIX domain-containing protein: MTLLRDVPESWPVEDSTDLHRDAWVVAFRSDRIRRPGADDEEPFRRLVVEHPGAAVVLAIDADDRVLCLRQYRHPAQYRLVELPAGVIDHPGEDAEEVARRELREEAALAAGRWTHLLTTLSSPGYSAERIHYYLAQDLAPADRGDFVLRHEEADLETFWVPFADLVDAILAGDVTDGPVVQAVLACQVLRDRG; encoded by the coding sequence GTGACCCTGCTCCGCGACGTCCCCGAGTCCTGGCCGGTCGAGGACAGCACCGACCTGCACCGCGACGCGTGGGTCGTCGCGTTCCGCTCGGACCGGATCCGGCGACCGGGCGCCGACGACGAGGAGCCCTTCCGGCGCCTCGTCGTGGAGCATCCCGGCGCGGCGGTCGTGCTGGCGATCGACGCCGACGACCGGGTGCTCTGCCTGCGGCAGTACCGGCATCCGGCGCAGTACCGGCTCGTCGAGCTGCCCGCGGGCGTCATCGACCACCCGGGGGAGGACGCCGAGGAGGTCGCCCGGCGGGAGCTGCGCGAGGAGGCGGCCCTCGCGGCCGGGCGCTGGACCCACCTGCTGACGACGCTCAGCTCGCCGGGCTACTCCGCGGAGCGGATCCACTACTACCTCGCCCAGGATCTCGCACCCGCCGACCGGGGCGACTTCGTGCTGCGCCACGAGGAGGCCGACCTGGAGACCTTCTGGGTGCCCTTCGCCGACCTGGTGGATGCGATCCTCGCCGGCGACGTCACCGACGGGCCCGTCGTCCAGGCCGTCCTCGCCTGCCAGGTGCTGCGGGACCGGGGCTGA
- a CDS encoding DEAD/DEAH box helicase: MADAYDRILEYAEGRGLALYPHQEDAILSLLAGDNVVLATPTGSGKSLVAMAAAMTALADDRVTFYTAPIKALVSEKFFDLVEVFGAADVGMLTGDVAVNADAPVICCTAEVLANIALREGAAADVGMVVMDEFHFYGEPGRGWAWQVPLIELPQAQFLLMSATLGDTTELAADLTRRNGRETTIVDQAERPVPLDFSWSLEPMGDKLAELVTTGQGPVYVVHFTQAAAVEHAVSLLSGPGRLDVVLPKDRKERIAERIAGVRFAAGFGKTLNKLLRQGIGVHHAGMLPRYRRLVEQLAQAGLLTVICGTDTLGVGINVPIRTVLFTGLAKFDGSRQRVLRTREFLQIAGRAGRAGFDTAGYVVVQAPEHVIENEKAKAKAEERRAAGKKNSKAQLKKPPEGTVVWTEQTFAKLVEGRPEPLKSQMKVDNAMLVNVVSREEDAFPVMRRLLMDNHEDRRSRLRLAKRAVRLARSLVTSEVLTRLDEVDGLGRRYVLTEALPEDFALNQPLSHFALAVLDVLDPDGPSYTLDVVSVVEATLETPRPLLMAQRHAARGEAIAALKADGVEYDERMALVEDITWPEPLADLLEPLFETYRERHPWLAPDALAPKSVVRQMWEQGMGFTDLVSRYQVARSEGLVLRYLTDAYRALRQTVPASYRTEELELLVDWLGETVRQVDSSLLDEWEALNDPAHASREVSHHAPPPPPRPLSQQGRVFDVMVRNALWRRVELVARDDVPALAALDAGADRGESDWTESDWDAAIEDYYAEHDRLLTDADARGPALLAVERAGGRWVATQTLHDPDGNHDWVIRAEVDLAASDEAGEAVVRTLEMVSLTG; this comes from the coding sequence ATGGCTGACGCCTACGACCGGATCCTGGAGTACGCCGAGGGGCGCGGCCTCGCGCTGTACCCCCACCAGGAGGACGCGATCCTCTCGCTCCTGGCCGGCGACAACGTCGTGCTCGCCACCCCGACCGGATCAGGCAAGTCGCTCGTCGCGATGGCGGCCGCGATGACGGCGCTCGCCGACGACCGGGTGACCTTCTACACCGCGCCGATCAAGGCGCTGGTGAGCGAGAAGTTCTTCGACCTCGTCGAGGTGTTCGGCGCCGCGGACGTCGGGATGCTGACCGGCGACGTCGCCGTCAACGCCGACGCCCCGGTCATCTGCTGCACCGCCGAGGTGCTCGCCAATATCGCCCTGCGCGAGGGCGCCGCGGCGGACGTCGGCATGGTCGTCATGGACGAGTTCCACTTCTACGGCGAGCCCGGCCGCGGCTGGGCCTGGCAGGTGCCGCTCATCGAGCTGCCCCAGGCGCAGTTCCTGCTCATGTCGGCCACGCTCGGCGACACCACCGAGCTCGCCGCCGACCTGACTCGCCGCAACGGGCGCGAGACGACGATCGTCGACCAGGCCGAGCGCCCCGTCCCGCTGGACTTCTCCTGGTCGCTGGAGCCGATGGGGGACAAGCTCGCGGAGCTGGTGACCACCGGCCAGGGCCCGGTGTACGTCGTGCACTTCACCCAGGCCGCCGCGGTCGAGCACGCCGTGTCCCTGCTGAGCGGACCCGGCCGGCTGGACGTGGTGCTGCCGAAGGACCGCAAGGAGCGGATCGCCGAGCGGATCGCCGGCGTCCGCTTCGCGGCCGGCTTCGGCAAGACCCTCAACAAGCTGCTGCGGCAGGGGATCGGCGTCCACCACGCCGGGATGCTGCCGCGCTACCGCCGCCTCGTCGAGCAGCTCGCCCAGGCCGGCCTGCTCACCGTCATCTGCGGCACCGACACCCTCGGCGTCGGCATCAACGTGCCGATCCGGACCGTGCTCTTCACCGGGCTCGCCAAGTTCGACGGGAGCCGGCAGCGGGTGCTGCGGACCCGGGAGTTCCTGCAGATCGCCGGACGGGCGGGGCGCGCGGGCTTCGACACGGCGGGCTATGTGGTCGTCCAGGCGCCCGAGCACGTCATCGAGAACGAGAAGGCCAAGGCGAAGGCGGAGGAGCGCCGGGCTGCCGGCAAGAAGAACTCCAAGGCACAGCTGAAGAAGCCGCCCGAGGGAACCGTCGTCTGGACCGAGCAGACCTTCGCGAAGCTGGTCGAGGGGCGGCCCGAGCCGCTGAAGAGCCAGATGAAGGTCGACAACGCGATGCTCGTCAACGTCGTCTCCCGCGAGGAGGACGCGTTCCCGGTCATGCGGCGACTGCTGATGGACAACCACGAGGACCGGCGCAGCCGGCTCCGGCTCGCGAAGCGCGCGGTGCGCCTGGCCCGCAGCCTGGTGACCTCCGAGGTGCTCACCCGGCTCGACGAGGTCGACGGGCTCGGCCGCCGCTACGTGCTGACCGAGGCGCTGCCGGAGGACTTCGCGCTCAACCAGCCGCTGTCGCACTTCGCGCTGGCCGTGCTCGACGTGCTGGACCCCGACGGGCCGTCGTACACCCTCGACGTGGTGTCCGTGGTCGAGGCGACCCTGGAGACGCCGCGGCCGCTGCTGATGGCCCAGCGGCACGCCGCGCGCGGCGAGGCGATCGCGGCGCTCAAGGCCGACGGGGTCGAGTACGACGAGCGGATGGCCCTCGTCGAGGACATCACCTGGCCCGAGCCGCTCGCCGACCTCCTCGAGCCGCTCTTCGAGACCTACCGGGAGCGGCATCCCTGGCTCGCGCCCGACGCGCTGGCGCCGAAGTCGGTCGTCCGGCAGATGTGGGAGCAGGGGATGGGCTTCACCGACCTCGTCTCCCGTTACCAGGTGGCCCGCTCCGAGGGACTCGTGCTGCGCTATCTCACCGACGCCTACCGCGCGCTGCGGCAGACCGTCCCGGCGTCGTACCGGACCGAGGAGCTGGAGCTCCTCGTCGACTGGCTGGGCGAGACGGTCCGCCAGGTCGACTCCTCGCTGCTCGACGAGTGGGAGGCGCTCAACGACCCGGCCCACGCCTCGCGCGAGGTCAGCCACCACGCCCCTCCGCCCCCGCCGCGTCCGCTCAGCCAGCAGGGCCGGGTGTTCGACGTCATGGTGCGCAACGCGCTGTGGCGCCGGGTGGAGCTGGTCGCCCGCGACGACGTGCCCGCCCTGGCCGCGCTCGACGCCGGCGCGGACCGGGGCGAGTCGGACTGGACGGAGTCGGACTGGGACGCCGCGATCGAGGACTACTACGCCGAGCACGACCGGCTGCTCACCGACGCGGACGCCCGCGGGCCCGCGCTGCTCGCGGTCGAGAGGGCGGGCGGCCGGTGGGTCGCCACGCAGACGCTGCACGACCCGGACGGCAACCACGACTGGGTGATCCGGGCCGAGGTCGACCTCGCGGCCAGCGACGAGGCGGGCGAGGCCGTCGTACGGACGCTGGAGATGGTCAGCCTGACCGGGTGA
- a CDS encoding Lrp/AsnC family transcriptional regulator: protein MAELDPIDAAIVRELQDDARLANNVLAARVGIAPSTCHGRVRSLFERGVIRGAHAEVDQASIGRPLQAMISVRLRPHARGELSAFAQAMATLPEVLNVYFLAGADDFLIHVATAGSEELREFVLDHLSGTRDVAMTETSLIFEHLRGRPAEQGSARRPSQR from the coding sequence GTGGCCGAGCTCGACCCGATCGACGCCGCCATCGTCCGCGAGCTCCAGGACGACGCGCGGCTGGCCAACAACGTGCTGGCCGCCCGGGTCGGCATCGCCCCGTCCACCTGCCACGGCCGGGTCCGCTCGCTGTTCGAGCGCGGCGTGATCCGCGGCGCGCATGCCGAGGTCGACCAGGCCAGCATCGGGCGTCCGCTGCAGGCGATGATCTCGGTCCGGCTCCGGCCGCACGCGCGCGGCGAGCTGAGCGCCTTCGCGCAGGCGATGGCCACCCTGCCCGAGGTGCTCAACGTCTACTTCCTGGCCGGCGCCGACGACTTCCTCATCCACGTCGCCACGGCGGGCTCGGAGGAGCTGCGGGAGTTCGTGCTCGACCACCTCAGCGGCACCCGCGACGTCGCCATGACCGAGACCAGCCTGATCTTCGAGCACCTGCGCGGGCGCCCGGCCGAACAGGGTTCGGCGCGACGCCCGTCCCAGCGCTGA